The following proteins are encoded in a genomic region of Ornithinibacillus sp. 4-3:
- a CDS encoding heme A synthase, whose product MIKTLKSLSIVSTIGMIFILIGGALVTKTGSGDGCGASWPLCHGQLIPENITPELIIELSHRLVSSVMGITILALGILAWKYLGHIREVKFLSFLSIFFLILQGLIGAAAVMWGQSKFVLAAHFGISLISFAAVFLLSLLVFEIDKKFDTKSLFIQKKHRIEIYLLTAYTGFVVYTGALVRHVQADLVCGDWPFCKNNQPLAFADYSFEQWVQMGHRLAAAILFIWTILFFIKVVRNYPRNGIMFWGWTITTSLIVLQVFFGAMIIFTVLNLGIALLHALVITCFFGMLSYFILLSTRSALLEKNK is encoded by the coding sequence ATGATCAAAACTTTAAAATCTCTATCTATTGTGAGTACGATAGGTATGATTTTTATACTCATCGGCGGTGCACTCGTTACAAAAACAGGTTCAGGTGACGGTTGTGGAGCTAGTTGGCCTTTATGTCATGGACAATTAATTCCAGAAAATATTACACCTGAATTAATTATTGAACTAAGCCACCGTCTCGTCTCATCAGTAATGGGAATTACTATTCTAGCTTTAGGTATTCTTGCTTGGAAATATCTTGGACATATCAGGGAAGTTAAATTCCTGTCTTTTCTTTCTATTTTCTTTTTAATTTTACAAGGATTAATCGGTGCTGCTGCAGTAATGTGGGGGCAATCTAAATTTGTTTTAGCAGCACATTTTGGTATTTCACTTATTTCATTTGCAGCTGTCTTCTTACTATCTTTACTTGTTTTTGAAATTGATAAGAAATTTGATACAAAATCATTATTTATTCAAAAGAAACATAGAATTGAAATCTATTTACTAACAGCATATACAGGCTTTGTTGTATACACTGGTGCACTTGTACGTCATGTTCAAGCTGACCTTGTTTGTGGCGATTGGCCTTTTTGTAAGAATAATCAGCCCTTAGCATTTGCTGATTATAGCTTTGAGCAATGGGTACAGATGGGCCATCGATTAGCAGCCGCTATTTTATTTATTTGGACAATCCTATTCTTTATAAAAGTAGTACGTAATTATCCGCGTAATGGAATTATGTTTTGGGGATGGACAATCACAACTAGCTTAATTGTTCTTCAAGTATTCTTTGGTGCAATGATTATCTTTACTGTATTGAATTTAGGTATTGCTTTACTACATGCTTTAGTCATCACATGCTTCTTTGGAATGTTGAGCTATTTTATCCTTTTATCTACAAGAAGCGCATTATTAGAAAAAAATAAGTAA